Sequence from the Bremerella volcania genome:
GACATGCTCAAGCGAGCATTCCTGAATTTGATTCTCAATGCCCTGGATGTGATGCCTAGCGGCGGCATCCTGACCGTCACCTCTCAGGTCAACTTTGGTCACCTGGAAATCGAGTTTGCGGATACCGGTTGTGGAATTACCCACACCGATGTCCGACGCATCTTCGATCCGTTTTATAGCACCAAGAGCACCGGAACCGGTCTCGGCCTGGCAATCGTCCAGCGAGTCGTGGAAGTCCACCAGGGGCAAGTCACTGCGATGAACTGCCCCGACTTTGGAGCCGCATTTACGCTCATGTTCCCGATGAAATCCCTGAAGGCAGCTGCATGATCGACGCCATGAAAAAGACCTCTCCCAGTCATTCCGTGTTAATCGTCGACGACAACCCGCACTCACGCGAGAGCCTGTGTGATGCCGTTTCGATGATCGGCTATCAAACGGCTAGCTGCGGCAGCGGGCGCGAGGCGCTCGAGCGGCTCGCCAAACAGTCGTTCGACGTCGTGGTGACCGACCTGCAGATGCCTGGCATGGATGGGCTGCAACTGGTGCGGGAAGTCCGCGCCAAGCATGAGAAGACACAACTGGTGATGGTCACCGCCCACGGAAGCATTCATACGGCGGTCGATGCGATGCGGTTCGGTGCGCTCGATTACCTGGAAAAGCCGGTCCAGGTCGAATCGCTCGAATCGGCGATTCAGCGAGCCATCGAGTCGACCAGCCGCGGCGATCGTGCGACCGCGATTCCACCGGGTGGCGATAGCGATTCGGTCGTGATGATCGGCGATAGCTCGGCCATGCAGACCTTGCGTCAGCGGATCGCACTAGTGGCACCGACGGACGAAACGATTCTGATCACCGGTGAAAGTGGCACCGGCAAGGAACTGGTTGCCCGGTCGATTCATCAAGCCAGCCGTCGTCGCGCCCAGGCGATGATCAGCCTGAATTGCCCAGTTCTTTCGGCTCACCTGATGGAAAGCGAATTGTTCGGCCACGAACGAGGTGCGTTTACCAGTGCCGATCACGCCCGGATCGGTCGTTTTGAGCTGGCCGACAAGGGAACGATTTTGCTCGACGAAATCACCGAGATCGATCTGCCGCTGCAGGCCAAGCTGCTTCGCGTGCTGCAGGAAAAACGATTCGAGAAGGTAGGCAGCAGTGCGACAGTGGAAGCCGACGTACGGGTGCTGGCAACTTCCAACCGCGATCTGCTGGCCGAAGTCGCGGCCGGTCGTTTTCGCCAAGACCTTTATTACCGGTTAAACGTCGTCCCGATTGAGCTTCCGCCACTTCGTAGTCGCACCGAAGACATCCCGGTGTTGGTCGATTACTTCCTCAACGCGGCGGTGGTTCGTGTGGGGCGTGAGATGCTAACGGTTGCGGATTCGGCGATGGAGTTGCTGCAAAGTCATCCCTGGCCCGGCAATGTTCGCGAGTTGGAGAACATCATCACGCGAGCCGCTCTACTGACGATCGGCCACGATCTGACCCCCGAACAGATTCGACCTTGGCTTAGCGAGAACAACCAGGAATCGATTTCGCTCCAGTCGACCGGCAACGTTTCCGTCGTCGGCATGCGTCTGGAAGACATGGAACGACAACTGATCGAACAAACGCTCGAGCACTATGAAGGGCATCGCGAAAAGACCGCGACGGCTCTGGGGATTAGTGTGCGGACGTTGAGTAACAAACTGCGAAGCTACGGCCTGGCACCCCGGGCCCGTACTTTCGCTCATGTTTAAGGAACGTGTGTTGGGTGTGCTATCAGCAAAACATTCCGGAAATGGATCGGCAACAATTGCCGGTTTTCACTTCCGAAACTTGGCCCTGGAAGTGGCTTGCCGCAAGATTTGCCGAAGCAGGCAAACTTTGCGGGCACGCAGGCCGTGACCAACGTCAGCAGGCTTAGATCGGCACACCCTTTGCAATACACCAGGCGACAAGCGTAAGGAAGCCCATGATGGAAAACTCGATCTTCAACGCGAATACCGTTCCTGTTCTCGAACAGGTCGTCAACTTCGCGCAGAAGCGTCACTCCATTTTAGCGACCAACATCGCCAACCAGCGCGTACCCGGTTACAAGGGACGCGACCTGAACGTCGATCGCTTTCACGAAGTGCTTTCCGAGGCGATCGAGCGAAAAAACAACCCCAACGAACCCATCTCGCAGGGGCTCGTCCACACCAAGGACGGCGACCCAATGCGGGAGGTGAAGGATTCGCTCAACGGCATTTTGTTTCACGACGAGAGCAACCTCGACATCGAAAAGCAGGTCGCCGAGCTGTCCAAGAACCAGACGATGCACAACACGGCCTTGGCGATCATGGAAAGCCAGTTTCGTTTGTTGGGCGTCGCCATTAGTGAACGCGTTTAACCCCCCAACGGATTTTACTTAGTCAGGAAAGGACGTCCTCATGATCTCCGCATTGGATATCAGCACCAGTGGGCTCATCGCACAACGCGAACGCCTGACCACGATTTCGCAGAATATTGCGAATATGTCCTCACTACGTGACGCCAACGGCCGCATTGGTCCTTACAAGGCCAAGCACGTCATCCTGGAAACCGACCACGAGTTGGCAACTTCCAGCGGCGCTGCTGGGGTGAAAGTTGCCGAGGTTCGTGAAGACGATGTCGAGCCGAAGCGACGCTGGCAGCCTGATCATCCCTTGGCCATCCAAGATGGCAAATGGAAAGGGTATGTCGAGTATCCCAACGTCGACATGACGGAACAATTTGTCGATGCGTTGGAGGCAAGCCGAGCCTACGAATCGAACGTGGGTGTGATTGAAATGACCAAGAACATGACGAGCCAAACGCTCCGTATTTTGGCGTAATTGATGGAACTTCCCCCCGATGGCATCCATTAACGCAATTCAACAGCAACTGAACATCCCTCAGACCCCCAATCCCTTGCCAGGCAAGCCGGAGAATGGGCCAGAGTCGTTCGGCAAATTCCTGCTCGAAGGAATTCAGGAAGTAAACCAGATGCAACAGGATGCCGACCGTGCGGTCGAGTCCCTGTTCACCGGCGGCGATGTTAACCCGGCCGAGGTGTTGACCGCCGTTCAGAAAGCCGACATGTCCTTCAAAATGATGCTGCAGGTGCGCAACAAGATGATGCAAGCCTACGCCGAAGTGAAAGATATTCGCGTTTAAGAGAGATATCGTAGCAGCCGAAGGATTTGGCGGTTACCTAGTAAAACTAATCCACACGATTCCGCAGCTTGAAGGGTCCACGGATGGACTTTTTGAACAAAGCGTTTGAACAAGTCAAAGACCTGTTTGTCTCGATGACACCCGGTTCCCGGATCATCGCAGGCCTATTGGTCATTGCCATTGTTACGAGTGTCGCTTTTCTGTTTCAAAGCAACATGTTCCAGAAGGACGTCCCGATTTTGTCGGGCGCTCCGATCGCTCCGGCCGATCAAAAGGCCATTCTTGCCGCGTTCGCTTCTGAAGCACTCGACGACTACGAGGTAATCGGCAGCCAGATCTATGTGCCGCGTAGCCGCCGTGTCGATTACATCGCCGCATTGGTCAAGAACAACGCCATTCCACCTGACTTCCACGACAGCATGACAGATGCCATCGGACAGGCCAGTCCGTTTGAATCGGAAGCCCATCGTGCCGACCGGCAGAAGGTTGCCCGGGAAAAGGAGATGGCGCTTGTGCTGCGTAACATGCGCGGTATCGAGTACGCCTCGGTGCAGTACGACATCGAGGACAAAGGGGGCTTTCCTCGCAAGAAGGTATACACGGCTTCGGTGGTGGTGCGTCCCAGCGGTTCGGAAGAGATCGACCCCAAGACGGTCAAAAGCGTTCAAAACTACGTCGCTCACTCGATTGCCGGTCTCGATGCCGAACATGTTTCCGTGACCGACTTGAATACGCGGAAGACTTTCAGCGGAGCGGACAACGATTTGGCTTCGGTCCATGACGATCCCTACGCGGCCCGGAAGAAATGGTTCGAGGAACACTGGACCGAAACGATCGACAACGCCCTGCGATTCATCAGCGGCAGCAACGTGACGGTGAACGTCGAACTCGACCCTGAGATGAACCGCATCGAGAAGGGGATCAAGTACGATCCACGGCCGACGCCGTTGGCTTCAACCGCCGAGAAGTCGTCGGAAGTCAAGCGAACGCCCTCGAACGCCGGTCAACCAGGCTTGGAACGTCAGGGCCCGAACCAACCCACTTCCGTCAGCAGCCCCCCAATGACCGAGCAAACCTCGGAATCGAATCGTGAAGAGACGCTTGCCGTTACCAATCAGGACTACACCCAAAAGCAGCTGGCATCGCTTACGCCGAAGCGAGTTACCGTTTCGGTCAGCATTCCCAGTCAGTATTACGTCGACGTCTGGAATTCGCGTAACCCAACCCCCGCCGGTCAGCAGCCCAAGACGCCTGATCCAGGCGAACTGAAGAAGATCGAAGACGAAACCAAAAAGACGGTGGAAACGACCGTAGTGACGCTACTGCCGGAGCAAGCCAAGGGGGACGATCCCTATCCGCAGGTTTACGTCTGGACGGCTCCCCAGCTTCCAGAGACCCCAACCCCGGAGCCTGCCGTTGCCGATACGGCCATGGCTTGGGTAGCGACCAATTGGCAAACCATGGCCACGATTGGCTTCGCCGTTGTGGGCCTGTTCATGCTCCGTAGCATGCTTAAGAGCGGCGCCGGTGCTCCGGATCAGGCCGAGGCCTTCAAGCTCGAAGATCCCGCCGCGGCTCAAGCCAAAGTCGAGAAGAAAGAAGAGCAGCCAGAAGGATCGATGCAAGGTCTTTTGAAGAAACGCTTCGCCCAAGGCGGCGGTCCGAACTTAAAGAACGAACTGGCCGACATGGTTCGCGAAGATCCCGATACGGCTTTGGGAATTTTGCAAACCTGGATCGGAAGTCCCAACTAAGTGCCCCCAAGGTTGTCGCACTTTTTAGAGAAACATCATGAGCACTTCCCCTGAAACAATCCGCAAAGCAGCCATCGTCATTGCCAGCTTGGATGAAGCCTCGGCCGATAAGCTTCTCGATAGCATACCGGAAGAGGTCGCTTCCCAGATTCGTTGGATGTCGATCGAGTTGGATAACGTAACGGACGAAGAGCGGCGGACCGTTCTCGATGAGTTTCTGCGTAATTCGGGGCGACCGTTGCCTGCCGATGATCCTGGCGTCGAGTTGGAGTTCACATACGAAGAACCATTGCATATGGCTACCGTCGAAACGTCCGCACCCACTCCGCCGCCATTTGCCTTCTTGAACGACGCCCCGAGCGAGATGCTGGCACCCTTTTTCGAACAAGAGCATCCGCAGGTTACGGCCGTCGTGATGAGCTATCTTCGTCCCGAGCGGGCCTCGGAGATCCTGCGACAGCTGCCTGCTCGACTCCAAGCCGACGTCGTCCATCGCATCACGCAGCTCGACGAGCCTTCGCAAGAGATTGTGGCCGACATCGAATCGCGCATCAAGCAGATCGTTTCACGTCAGGTGTTGGCATTCGAACGCCGCCGACTTGGAATGGCTGCAGCCCAGGCAATCCTGAAGGCCTCGTCTGGCGATCAAGCCGAACAACTACTCGCCGAGCTTCGCAGCCGAGGCTCGCAGCTTCCGGGTGAATTGGAGGCAATGAAGGAGATCGAAGTCGAACGGCTAGTCTCTAAAAAGCCAATGCCCCAGCCGACAGCGATTCCGTTCTCACCTGTCCCGGCTAAACCAGAGCCGAAAATGGAGCCCAAGATTGAACCGATCGAGGAAGCGCCTAAACTTGCTC
This genomic interval carries:
- a CDS encoding sigma-54-dependent transcriptional regulator codes for the protein MIDAMKKTSPSHSVLIVDDNPHSRESLCDAVSMIGYQTASCGSGREALERLAKQSFDVVVTDLQMPGMDGLQLVREVRAKHEKTQLVMVTAHGSIHTAVDAMRFGALDYLEKPVQVESLESAIQRAIESTSRGDRATAIPPGGDSDSVVMIGDSSAMQTLRQRIALVAPTDETILITGESGTGKELVARSIHQASRRRAQAMISLNCPVLSAHLMESELFGHERGAFTSADHARIGRFELADKGTILLDEITEIDLPLQAKLLRVLQEKRFEKVGSSATVEADVRVLATSNRDLLAEVAAGRFRQDLYYRLNVVPIELPPLRSRTEDIPVLVDYFLNAAVVRVGREMLTVADSAMELLQSHPWPGNVRELENIITRAALLTIGHDLTPEQIRPWLSENNQESISLQSTGNVSVVGMRLEDMERQLIEQTLEHYEGHREKTATALGISVRTLSNKLRSYGLAPRARTFAHV
- a CDS encoding flagellar basal body rod protein FlgB, with protein sequence MMENSIFNANTVPVLEQVVNFAQKRHSILATNIANQRVPGYKGRDLNVDRFHEVLSEAIERKNNPNEPISQGLVHTKDGDPMREVKDSLNGILFHDESNLDIEKQVAELSKNQTMHNTALAIMESQFRLLGVAISERV
- the flgC gene encoding flagellar basal body rod protein FlgC, whose amino-acid sequence is MISALDISTSGLIAQRERLTTISQNIANMSSLRDANGRIGPYKAKHVILETDHELATSSGAAGVKVAEVREDDVEPKRRWQPDHPLAIQDGKWKGYVEYPNVDMTEQFVDALEASRAYESNVGVIEMTKNMTSQTLRILA
- the fliE gene encoding flagellar hook-basal body complex protein FliE; translation: MASINAIQQQLNIPQTPNPLPGKPENGPESFGKFLLEGIQEVNQMQQDADRAVESLFTGGDVNPAEVLTAVQKADMSFKMMLQVRNKMMQAYAEVKDIRV
- a CDS encoding FliG C-terminal domain-containing protein, producing the protein MSTSPETIRKAAIVIASLDEASADKLLDSIPEEVASQIRWMSIELDNVTDEERRTVLDEFLRNSGRPLPADDPGVELEFTYEEPLHMATVETSAPTPPPFAFLNDAPSEMLAPFFEQEHPQVTAVVMSYLRPERASEILRQLPARLQADVVHRITQLDEPSQEIVADIESRIKQIVSRQVLAFERRRLGMAAAQAILKASSGDQAEQLLAELRSRGSQLPGELEAMKEIEVERLVSKKPMPQPTAIPFSPVPAKPEPKMEPKIEPIEEAPKLAPKKETTPQEWPQPKFPFERFAVLDDASLAKVLHQAGPKVVLLALCGASPAVMKRISRGLGAGDVKLLERKIREMQPVLLADIDHAKRQMCLAADSLLVASQAHPTSHLQAAA